Genomic window (Equus przewalskii isolate Varuska chromosome 12, EquPr2, whole genome shotgun sequence):
GTATGAGAAAAGGAGACAGGCCTCAAATAAAAAACCTAGGCttataaagaaactaaagaaaagagaaaatgaaacaaacccagaggaaggagaaggaaagaaagaataaagattagagagaaaatcagtgaaacagaaaacagaaaaaccaaaagttagttctttgaaaagatcaacacaattgacaaacccttagttaTAAATGAAGGAAGAGACATCACTACCACCCCTATAGAAATAGAAGGGACTTATAAGGGACACTAGGAAAACTCTATACCAACAAAtgagataacttagatgaaatggacaaattcctaaaagATACAAATCACTTAAATTGActcaaaaggaaacaggaaatcagaatagacctataacaagaaACTGAATTAATAAAAAGTCTTAAGTCTTTATGCAAAGGAAAGCCCAGGCCCACATGGCTTGACTAGTGCATTCTATCCGTAACACCAATCACTCACAAAAGCTTTCAGAAAATacaggagggaacacttcccaactcattctacaaagctagtgttatcctgataccaaagccagagaaagacatcacagaaaaagaaaactagagatcACTGTCTCTCATGAATGCAGATgtaaaatccttaacaaaattagcaacccaaatacagcaacatcatacaccatgaccatgTGGGATTTATTACAGGAATACAAGGTTAAACATCCAAAAGTTAATTATAGTAATAGACcacagaataaaggacaaaatccACAAGATCAGCTCAATGGATGccgaaaaacatttgaaaaaatccaacactcattcacgataaaaaatgtcaacaaactaggaataggaggGAGGTTCCTCAAGCTGATAACCTCTGTGGTAATTTCTGGATGCTGCTGTATGAAATCAGCACACAGCGatttaaaacaacatgaatttatcATCCAACAGTtgtggaagtcagaagtctggcCTGAGTCTCACTGGCTGGTTCCTGCTGGAGGCTCcggggggggcgggtgggggaatctgtttccttgcccttTCCTACTGCTAGAGGCGCCCACAGACCTTGGCTCCTGACCGCCTACCTCCATCTTCAAAAGCCAGCAACTGTGGTTTGAGTCCTTCACTTGCTGTCTCACACCTACCTCAGTCCCCCTGGAAAATCCACATTAATCTCAATATCATAAGGTTAGCCAATTAGCAACCTCAGTCCCCTCTGCCAGATAACCTGGCATTGACAATTCCAGGGAtaaggacatggacatctttggttGGGAGCATTATTCTGCCTGTCACAGCATCTATGGAAAACATCAGCTAGCATCATGATTCATGGTGAACAGCCAAATGCCTCCCCCTAaagtcaggaacaaggcaaggatgtctgctcttgccacttctacTCAGCATTGTACTAGACGTGCAGaaagcacaaaaaaaggaaagaaaaagaaaaaggtagtaCACAcactggagaggaagaagtgaaaatgtcCTTATTCACAGATGATACGATCCTCTATGTAGCTAATCCTACAGAATCCAGACCACACAGACACCTGGAACTAATGAGTTTATCAAGGTCCTGGGATACaagattaataagaaaaatcCACTGCGTTTCTACATACTAataacaatctgaaaatgaaattaagaaaacaattccaggggccggcccggtggtgcagcagttaagttcgcacttatcgctttggtggctgggggttcaccagttcggatcccggatgtggacatggcaagccatgttgtggcaggtgtcccacatataaagtggaagatcttttttttgaggaagattagccctgtgctaaaatctgctgccaattctcctcttttttttgctgaggaagactggccctgaggtaacatctgtgcccatcctcctctactttatatgtgggacacctaccacagcatggcttgccaagcagtgccatgtccgcacctgggatccgaaccggcgaaccccaagccactgaagcggaacgtgcgaacttaactgctgcgccactgggctggccctaaggtggaggaagatgggcacggatgttagctcagggccagtcttcctcagcaaaaagaggaggattggcagcagatgttagctcagggctaatcttcctcaaaggaaaaaaagaaaacaattccattcacaatagcatcaaaaaagtaCAAgatttatactctgaaaactacaaaaattgctaagagaaatcaaaaaagatggaggggctggcgccatggctgagtggttaagtttgggtgctctgctttggtgacccagggttcaccatttCAGGTGGTGCAaactatacactgctcatcaagccatgccatggtggcatcccacacagaagagccagaatgacgtacaactaggatacacaactatgtactgggtctttggggagaggaaaaaaaagaggaagattggcaacagatgttagctcagggccaacttcctcaccaaaaagtatacttaaaaaaaaattgaacatctAAGTAAACGAAAAGATATTCTATATTCCTTGATTAGAagatctttgtgatcttgggttaggcaaagagtcTTAGACACCACACCAAAAgcatgaaccataaaagaaaactagtaagttggacttcattaaaataaacttttgcacttcaaaagacaacatttaaaaaatgagacaagccacagactggggaaaatatctgaaaatgttaTATCTGAtaatccataatatataaagtcTTAGaactcagtaagaaaacaaataggcaaaagacttgaacagatatgtCACTAAAGAAGACATAAGAATGGCCAATAAACTTGAAAAGGTCCTCAGCATGACCCtcagagaaacacaaaatcaGCATAGCCAAAAGTGAAATAAAGCGACCGTACCAAacattggcgaggatgtggaacaaGTGGAATTCTCCTACtttgtaaaatgatacaaccactttggaaaacagttttttaaaaagctagacaCAAATActatatgagccagcaattccactcctaagagGAATGAAACACGTCCACACGAGAAGGCTCATCCAAATCTTCACGGCTACATCACTCACAGTAACCCCGATGGAAGCGCCAAACATCCATCAGCTGGCGATGGGTAAACGCAACATGTCAAATCCAGACCACGGGAACTACTCAGCTTaacaaggaatgaagtactaacaCGTGCTACCAGGTGGATGAGCCCTGAAAACATTACGCTCGGTGAAAGAGGGGAGACAGAAACGCCCACGTTGTATgggaatgttctaaaactggattgcgGGTCTGGCTGCACAAGTCTGCAGATTTACTAAGAATCACTGAATCATATACTTACCACAGGTGAATTTATGGTGTGCGAATTAcatatcaataaagctgctttaGAAAAAGAATTGTTGGGTAAAGTCACATGGGTTAATACTTTATAACACTATACTAATAACTAATTAGCCaatacttctgaaaaaaatttcagcctagacaaagagaaaatgaagttaaggagaaaaaagataacatttataACAGTATCAAAAAGTAACAACCATttaggaaaaaatctaaaaaatatatgcaagaccATAACATAGGAATCTACAAAAACACCAGAGAAACCAAAGCAGCCCTAAACGGAAGGAGGAATTGCACCCCGTCCACAGACGGGGAGACTCAGCATCGTGAAGAGGTAGGTTCTCCACAGATGGCAACAACTCAGCCCACAGCCGGCTGTCTGACTTTGTTTTAGACATTCGACAAGCTGCTCCCAGCGTCTAAGGAAACAGAGGACCACGAGGAGCACGATGCTCCTGGAGGAGAGGACGAGGGGAGGACGTGCTCTACCAGTTGCCTCAACTTACCGAACAGCCTCCACGGTTCAGGTGGAGCGTGAGCgaggccacaagcccaggaaggGCCACGGCTGATCTGGACCCGGAGTCCCGCAGAGGCGGTGCTgagagcagggagggcaggggagccGGCGCCCCGAACGGCGGGGGGCAATCGTAACCCGTTGAGAAGAATCCAGGTTGAGTTCCAGCTCACACTCGCAGAAGTGGGTGAGGGAGAACGGGGCGCGCAGGGGTCGAGGTGAAAGGGGAGCAACAACTGTTTGCAGGATGGTTCAGGAGGAGACACGCAAGCGCATCTGCCGAACAGGACTGGAAACCACGACGGGCTGCATAAATTgacctacattaaaaaaactggtggaatttttccatctttattgttGGTATTTGAGGAATCAAGTTCAAGATGTAACATTTAAGGAACATCTATGAgaccacattaaaattaagaactctcACCAGAATCTTCACAAAGAGACTggaaagacaaaccacagagCAGGAGAAAACACTGGCCACACGCACCTGAGAGAGGGCTTGTGACCaggatatgattttttttaaacgtcTTATAAATCAGACTGACAAATAGAAAATCGGTAGGAGACTTAGATGCATTTCACCAGGCAGGACGACCTACTGGCCAGCGAGTCTCTGAAAGCCGCTGTTGCATTGGTGACTGAGGAAACTTGGAACAGTAAAAGCCACTGGCCTCTCCCACTGGGGGGCAAGAGGAGACAGGGTGGGCTGTGGCATCAAGGGCACCCCCATTGGCCCCAGGAGGGAGTGACCCCCTGACACTCAGGGAGGGTTGGCCTCACCTGCCAAGAAGACACACACCCTGGTCCCAGTGATTCTATTTAGGACCAACAGAAGGCACGCCCAGTGCCCCAGGAGACCCGGACCCAAAGGCTCACGTAGCAGCAGGAAGTGAACTCAGTGTCTGTCAGCAGCAGATGGATGAGCACATCCCATGACATTTCTGACTGCATCTAGGACTTGGCTGAATCACACATCACACAAGCAGCCAGATGGAGTGCTTCTGTGAGCCCCCGCTTACGCGAAGATCTAAACAGGCGAACTACACCAGAGTCCTCGGGGAGACCCTCGGGCAGTCACCCAGGAGGAGGGGCCCGGGCAGTGAGCAGCTTGAGACTCAGGACAGGCCCCTCTGGGGGAGCAGGGACCAGAGGTGGCCCGGGGGCAGGGACAGAGGCATTCTTTCTAGAACTGAGCAGGCTGCACACTGACATTATTGTAAGATCAAGAAAGGTTTGAGAATACCCAGGCCCGTGGCCCAAATCCTGATGCGGGTCCCCCCCCAAGATCCACTGGGATTCACAGGAAGTCTCCCGTCCTCCCGTCCAGACGTGAACCCCGGATGCTGACTCTCCCGTCCCAGTCCGCGTGCCCGTGCTCCCACCTCAGCCCTCACGGCCTCCAGTCAGGCAGAGAGGGCCCTCCATGcagggaactttctggagaaGAGGCCTGGCTGGCGCCGGAGCTCTTGCTGAGTCCACACTTTCTACTGTGTAAATGTATGTTTACTGTGTAATTTTCTGGGTGTGGACTTTCTCCCTGTGGATCTATAATTTCTCAGAAGAGAAGCTGAGAAATGACCTGGGAAAAAATCAAAGCTCAATAAAGGGATAGAGATaaagctgcctccctcccacaaTGCCTCAGGCCCGGGAGCTCCAGAGGGGTCTCCATGGCCgggcccccagcctctcctgggcCCAGCAAGTGGCCAGGCCACAGACAGCCAGAGCAGAGCTTTTGGACCcctcgggggaggggagggggtgcggCCAGCACCAGCCCAccttcctgcttcccttccccaccGTCCACGCCCCCAGGATGcagccctgccttctcccttTGAGAGTCCCCCAACCCTCAAGGAGCCTCGCCCTCCCCAGACCTGGTGTTgccccttccagcccctcccagTCCCTCTTGAGCACAAGCCCACCGCCccaggcagagcagagggacTAGGGGGCAGGCACAGCTGACAGCCAGAGGATGggtcctggggagaggagggaggggagcgcTGGAGGGCCGCACTGCACCTGCCAGCTCCTGGAGGGGACGTAGTCGGAGCAGGAAGAgcagagccaggggctgggggcgaggGTGCACCGGGCTACCCTCACTCGAGGCCACTCCAGCTGGTAGCCTTCTTCCCTGCCTGACCCGGGGCTGACCTCAGGCCAGGCAAGGCCCTGGGCACAGTCCCAGTGGCCTGTGCACAGAACAGGGTGGCTGTACCCCCACAGGAGCCCTGGAGGACAGTATGGGGGCCCTGAGCCAGGCCATCCCCCACCTTCTCCCTGGGAGGGCGGCGCCAGGGAGACAAACACAGGGCCGCCGGGGCCCTGCCAGGTGTTCCTAGAAGAGAGgccgggggaggggcagggccagacACCAGCTCACCCTGAGGTCACAGGAGAAGCCCTGGGGAGCCTGAGTGGGACCCCGCCCAGACTGTCAGgaaatggggagggggagaggggtggtCACCGTGCCAAGGCAGAGGGGCAGGCCCACTGGGAAATATGGTGGCTCTTGCTTAACCCCCACATGGCCTTTGGCTGTGTGCGAGGACCCCAGGAGCTGTCCCAGGGCCCCCACCCATGGGCAGACGGCCAGCCGAGCACAGGGGCCTCCTCTCCTGGATCCCTCAACCTGTCCTGAGCACCAGCCTCTCACAGGCTGCCCCAGGGACACCCTGGCTCTCACCTGcctgctgccccagctctgcccagcccAGTCCTGCAGGGAGATGGGGGTGGGATCAGGAGGacagggggtgggggacaggacCCTTGGCCCTCAGAGCTGCACCACGGCCCCCCATGGAACTGGACGGCGGCTTCAGGGCACAAGCAGCCCCCCAGCTTCTCCCAGGCTGTCTGCACCACAGGCCCTTGGTGCTGATGCTGGCCGCCCGGCACGAGGGGGTTAACGGAGCCCGGgccagcagagctgggctggccGGTGACAGGGCGCTGGCTGCCCCAGCGGTGGAGAAATCCAGAGGGCAGGAGCAGCCGGCCCCGGCAGATGCACCCTGCTCGCTGCCTGCCTGCGGCCTGCTCTGCACGCGGGATGGCCCTGAGGAGAGGTGAGGCCCTGAGTGCTCTGGCCAGTGGCTCTGGGGGTGGCCAACCCTGTGCCCAAGcctgctggggaaggggcagcccCCAGGGGAGGCTCAGcaaggggtgggctgggggacTCTGAGAGCCCATTGGGAGGATATCGCTGCTGGGGGTTTTGGGGGCCACAGCTGCACCTAGCCCCAGAGGATCTCCACTACTTCTTCTCGCCTCCTCTCCTTCCCGAGGGCCCAGGATGGGAGTGCAGGGGCGGAAGGGCGAGGAGAAGGCAGGGCGGGCGTCTCCTCACACCTCTCCCCCCGGGGCCTCACCCTGGACGCTCTGCTGGGCCAGGGCCTGCTCCCCTGTCCCCTCAAGAGGCCTCGCCCCACCCAGCAGGCTGTGAGGCACCCTCCGGCACTGCctgtgcccccaccccaggaTCCTGCGCTCTCCCAGAGCAGGGACGGGCCTGATGCGGTGGGCAGCCAGTGCCCAGCGGAGGTTTTGGGACATTGTTGCTGGGGAGCCTGGTGCCCTTTGTCCTGAGGCACAGCCTGACCCCTGGTGGGTCAATGGTCTAGGGTCTCGTGTCCCCGAGGCCTGCGTGTTCCTTTCCCCACCCCAGTGCTGGGATTTCTGAGCCAAGTCCCTGGGTGCAGCCTGCCCATGCCAGGGAGCCGGCGGGTGAGTGCCCCCTAATCTGAGGGCCTAATCGGGGCAGTGGGTGCCCAGCTCGCTGTCCAGCCCCCATGGGCTCTGAGGACGTACCCACCCAGGCCCACTCCAGACGTTCATTCCCTCACTTACATCTTCCTCCAGGCTCGCCTGGCAGCCTGGCCCAGCTCAAGTGTCCACCCTGGGGACACGGACAGCCACATGGCCTAATCACCAGGTGCGCCTCCCTCAGTTTTCTCTGGAACAGGCGTTGCCACCCCATCGGTCCTGCGGGGTGGAAAGGACAGTCCGTTTTGAGCCAGAAGATGTCCTATTTGAGTGGGCTGACTGCGACTGTCAGCTCGGCCCTTTCTCCAGGCTGGTCAACAGCACCCCTCTTACAGGCACGGGCTGCGTCCGGGGCTAAGCTCCACGGCGGCCCCGGGTGTGGGCTGAGGCCTGGCAGGCTCCAGGTCTTACCCCAGGGCTCACATCCGCCCTCAGTGCCACCCCCCCACACCCCTCTCCCACAGGAGGCCTGGCCCTGGTGGTGCTGCTGGTCTCCTGGGCGGCACGGGGCCCCTGTGGCCTGGAGGCCGCAGAGCCCGGAGGACCGGGGGACGCTGAGGGCCTGCAGTGCCCGGCCGTCTGCACCTGTGGCCACGACGACTACACGGACGAGCTGGGCGTCTTCTGCAGCTCCCGGAACCTCACGCGGCTGCCGGATGGCATCCCAGCTGGCACCAGGGCCCTGTGGCTGGATGGCAACAACTTCTCCTCTGTCCCCGCGGCGGCCTTCCAGAACCTCTCAGGCCTGGGCTTTCTCAACCTGCAGGGCAGCTGGCTGGCCGGCCTGGAGCCCCAGGCACTGCTGGGCCTGCAGAACCTGTACCACCTGCACCTGGAGCGGAACCAGCTGCGCAGCCTGGCGGCCCGCACCTTCCTGCACACGCCGGGCCTGGCCTCGCTCGGCCTCAACAACAACCTCCTCAGCAGGGTGGACGAGGGCCTCTTCCAGGGTCTGAGCAACCTCTGGAACCTCAACCTCGGCTGGAACAGCCTGGCCGTGCTCCCCGACACGGCCTTCCAGGGCCTGGCCAACCTCCGGGAGCTGGTACTGGCAGGCAACAAGCTGGCCTACCTGCAGCCCGCGCTCTTCTGCGGCCTTGCCGAGCTGCGGGAGCTGGACCTGAGCAGGAACGCCCTGAGGAGCGTCAAGGCCAACGTCTTCGTCAAGCTGCCCAAGCTCCAGAAGCTCTACCTGGACCACAACCTCATCGCCGCCGTGGCCCCCGGCGCCTTCCTGGGCATGAAGGCGCTGCGCTGGCTGGACCTGTCGCACAACCGCGTGGGCAGCCTCCTGGAGGACACCTTCCCGGGCCTGCTGGGCCTGCACGTGCTGCGCCTGTCGCACAACGCCATCGCCGGCCTGCGGCCCCGGACCTTCAAGGACCTGCActtcctggaggagctgcagCTCGGCCACAACCGCATCCGGCAGCTGCCGGAGAAGGCCTTCGAGGGCCTGGGCCAGCTGGAGGTGCTCACACTCAACAACAACCAGATCCAGGAGGTCAGGCCCGGCGCCTTCCTCGGCCTCTTCAACGTGGCTGTCATGAACCTCTCTGGCAACTGTCTGCGGAACCTTCCAGAGCAGGTGTTCCAGGGCCTGGGCAAGCTGCACAGTCTGCACCTGGAGGGCAGCTGCCTGGGCCGCCTCCGCCCGCACGCCTTCGCCGGCCTCTCGGGGCTGCGCCGGCTCTTCCTCAAGGACAGCGGCATCGTGGCCGTGGAGGAGCAGAGCCTGTGGGGGCTCGGGGAGCTCCTCGAGCTGGACCTCACCTCCAACCAGCTCACGCACCTGCCCGGCCGGCTCTTCCACGGCCTCGGCAAGCTGGAGTACCTGCTCCTCGCCCGCAACCGGCTGTCGGCACTGTCGGCGGATGCCCTGGGGCCCCTGCAGCGCGCCTTCTGGCTGGACGTGTCGCACAACCACCTGGAGGCCCTGCCCGAGGGGGTCCTCTCGCAGCTGGGGCGGCTGCATTACCTCAGCCTCAGGAACAACTCCCTACGGACTTTCGTGCCGCAGCCCCCTAGCCTGGAGCGCCTGTGGCTCGAGGGCAACCCCTGGGACTGCAGCTGCCCCCTCCAGGCCCTGAGGGCCTTCGCCCTGCAGCACCCCACCGTCGTGCCACGCTTCGTCCAGGCCGTGGTGGAGGGGGATGACTGCCAGCCCGCCGTGTACAACTACAACAACATCACCTGTGCCAGCCCTCCTGGCGTCTTGGGCCTCGATCTGCGGGACATCAGCGAGGCCCACTTTGCTCACTGCTGACCTGAGGCTTGCCCGGCCGGACACCGCCCTGGGGTCAGAACGGGCCCTCAGCATCACCGGAGCCTGCGGGCACATGGCCCCTCAGCTTTCGGGGGCCAGGCCCCATACTGCACACTTGCTGGGGTCCCTCCTCCAGGGGACACACAGTTCTGGGGCTTTGTTGGTGCAGGCTCAGGACCTGTGGGCACCAGCCTGGTCCCTGAGGACCTGACCAGGACGGTGGGGGGTGGGCGGGCGGGCACAGCCCTCCCCATCTGTCATCAATTAAAGCAGTCTAATAAACACAACGTGCGACCACAGGGATAACactcgggggaggggagggaagcgcTGGCCCCGGCTTGCTGCGGTCCACCCCGCCATGCCCTCCATGCTGTGTGCCCTTCGCAGTCCGTCCCCTTCCTGTGCCTGGACTCTCTCCACGTCCCCCGACCTCTGGGCCCTCCTGGGACACCAGCCCTGACCTGAGGAGTGGCGGGCACTTACTCAGGTCCTTCCAGAACCTCATTGTCCTGGTCCTGGCCCTCCTCTTTGGGCAGTGTCCTCAGAGGCAGCCTGGTCATCGGAAGCCAGAGCCGAGCTATGGTGGCCGCTGCTCCGAGAGGCCCAGTAGTTAGCAGTGGAGGCCCGAGTGGGCCCAGAGTGGGGCCGAGCCTCACTCCCCAGGATCATGTGTTCCCATCCAAACCCCTCAACGGCTCCCTGCCGCACGCCACCGCCTCAGCacagccccacccaccccccttCCAGGAAACCTCCGTCTGTGGCGCAGCCATCACTCTTCCCACCTTCCCCCGGGGAGTGCTACCTGAGGCTGCATCCTGGACCCCTGGCTCTGCTGACAGCCCAACCTCTCCCCTTGGAAAGG
Coding sequences:
- the IGFALS gene encoding insulin-like growth factor-binding protein complex acid labile subunit — encoded protein: MHPARCLPAACSARGMALRRGGLALVVLLVSWAARGPCGLEAAEPGGPGDAEGLQCPAVCTCGHDDYTDELGVFCSSRNLTRLPDGIPAGTRALWLDGNNFSSVPAAAFQNLSGLGFLNLQGSWLAGLEPQALLGLQNLYHLHLERNQLRSLAARTFLHTPGLASLGLNNNLLSRVDEGLFQGLSNLWNLNLGWNSLAVLPDTAFQGLANLRELVLAGNKLAYLQPALFCGLAELRELDLSRNALRSVKANVFVKLPKLQKLYLDHNLIAAVAPGAFLGMKALRWLDLSHNRVGSLLEDTFPGLLGLHVLRLSHNAIAGLRPRTFKDLHFLEELQLGHNRIRQLPEKAFEGLGQLEVLTLNNNQIQEVRPGAFLGLFNVAVMNLSGNCLRNLPEQVFQGLGKLHSLHLEGSCLGRLRPHAFAGLSGLRRLFLKDSGIVAVEEQSLWGLGELLELDLTSNQLTHLPGRLFHGLGKLEYLLLARNRLSALSADALGPLQRAFWLDVSHNHLEALPEGVLSQLGRLHYLSLRNNSLRTFVPQPPSLERLWLEGNPWDCSCPLQALRAFALQHPTVVPRFVQAVVEGDDCQPAVYNYNNITCASPPGVLGLDLRDISEAHFAHC